A stretch of Anas acuta chromosome 3, bAnaAcu1.1, whole genome shotgun sequence DNA encodes these proteins:
- the POMC gene encoding pro-opiomelanocortin, protein MRRPELPVGYKKAPGLRPSGRRSPGARGETGTAAEAAVLPAHAAVSCPHPPPARMWGALWSILPVVLGLLLGHPAAASGPCWESSKCQDLATENGVLACAKACRAELSAEAPMYPGNGHLQPLSESVRKYVMSHFRWNKFGRRNSSSGHKRDEAAGGPPPPRRAAEEEEEEEGGEEEGAGLGREEGKRSYSMEHFRWGKPVGRKRRPIKVYPNGVDEESAESYPLEFRRQLGAEGLPGFSEEEEEEEEEEDEGEEEEKKDSGSYRMRHFRWHAPLKDKRYGGFMTSEHGQTPLVTLFKNAIIKNAYKKGQ, encoded by the exons ATGCGACGCCCCGAGCTCCCCGTGGGGTATAAAAAAGCGCCGGGGCTGCGGCCAAGTGGCAGACGCTCTCCGGGAGCGCGCGGGGAGACGGGGACGGCGGCGGAGGCGGCCGTGCTCCCAGCCCACGCCGCAG TTTCGTGCCCGCATCCCCCCCCGGCCAGGATGTGGGGCGCGCTCTGGAGCATCCTGCccgtggtgctggggctgctgctcggTCACCCCGCTGCTGCCAGCGGCCCgtgctgggagagcagcaaATGCCAGGACCTGGCCACCGAGAACGGGGTTTTG GCGTGCGCCAAGGCGTGCCGAGCGGAGCTGTCGGCCGAGGCGCCCATGTACCCGGGGAACGGGCACCTTCAGCCCCTCTCCGAAAGCGTCCGCAAGTACGTGATGAGCCACTTTCGCTGGAACAAATTCGGCCGCCGCAACAGCAGCAGCGGCCACAAGCGGGACGAGGCGGCCGGcggccccccgccgccccggcgAGCGgccgaggaagaggaggaagaggaaggaggagaggaagaaggagccgggttggggagggaggaaggcaaGCGCTCGTACTCCATGGAGCATTTTCGCTGGGGGAAGCCGGTGGGGCGCAAGAGGAGACCCATCAAGGTGTACCCCAACGGGGTGGACGAGGAGTCGGCCGAGAGTTACCCGCTGGAATTTCGGCGCCAGCTGGGGGCCGAGGGGCTCCCGGGCTTctccgaggaggaggaggaggaggaggaggaggaggatgaaggcgaggaggaggagaagaaggacaGCGGCTCCTACCGCATGCGCCATTTCCGCTGGCACGCGCCGCTGAAGGACAAGCGCTACGGCGGCTTCATGACCTCGGAGCACGGCCAGACCCCGCTGGTGACTCTGTTCAAAAACGCCATCATCAAAAACGCCTACAAAAAGGGGCAGTGA
- the EFR3B gene encoding protein EFR3 homolog B isoform X6: protein MEKLTFYALSAPEKLDRIGAYLSERLIRDVSRHRYGYVCIAMEALDQLLMACHCQSINLFVESFLKMVAKLLESEKPNLQILGTNSFVKFANIEEDTPSYHRSYDFFVSRFSEMCHSSHDDLEIRTKIRMSGIKGLQGVVRKTVNDELQANIWDPQHMDKIVPSLLFNLQHVEEAESRSPSPLQATEKEKESPTELAERCLRELLGRAAYGNIKNAIKPVLIHLDNHSLWEPKIFATRCFRIIMYSIQPQHSHLVIQQLLGHLDANSKSAATVRAGIVEVLSEAAVIAASGSVGPTVLEVFNTLLRQLRLSIDYALTGSYDCTAGVSTKIIKEHEERMFQEAVIKTIGSFASTLPTYQQSEVMVFIMNKVPLPSSQQSIEAGKAGENRNRLTQIMLLKSLLQVSVGFQCSNMLTALPSAFLDRLLSSALMEDAEIRLFVLEILISFIDRHGNRQKFTTISTISDISVLKLKVEKCSRQDTVFMKKHGQQLYRHIYLICKEESNVQAHYEALYSMLMLISIELANEEVVVDLIRLVLAVQEIAQINEDNLTAYNRCALFALGAAYLNLISQLITVPTFCQHIHEVIQMRQKEAPYLLPEDVFVERPRLSKSLDRLGPEVFFWQSKISEVLGGSGYNSDRLSTPYVPQLTDEDRLSKRKSIGETISLQVEVESRNSPEREQRAPAEEITYETLKKAIVDSVAVEEQERERRRQVVEKFQKAPFEEIAAHCGARATLLQSKLNQIFEITIRPPPSPSGTITAAYGQPQNHSIPVYEMKFPDLCVY, encoded by the exons GGCGAAGCTGCTGGAGTCGGAGAAGCCCAACCTGCAGATCCTGGGGACCAACTCG TTCGTGAAGTTTGCCAACATCGAGGAGGACACCCCCTCCTACCACCGCAGCTACGACTTCTTCGTCTCCCGCTTCAGCGAGATGTGCCACTCCAGCCACGACGACCTGGAGATCCGGACGAA GATCCGGATGTCTGGCATTAAAGGCCTGCAAGGGGTGGTGAGGAAGACGGTGAACGACGAACTCCAGGCCAACATCTGGGACCCGCAGCACATGGACAAAATCGTGCCCTCGCTGCTCTTCAACTTGCAGCACgtggaggaggctgagag CCGCTCCCCCTCGCCGCTGCAAGCCacggagaaggagaaggagagccCCACGGAGCTGGCggagaggtgcctgagggagctgctgggccgGGCGGCGTACGGCAACATCAAGAACGCCATCAAACCCGTCCTCAT CCACCTGGATAACCACTCGCTCTGGGAGCCCAAGATCTTTGCCACCCGCTGCTTCAGGATCATCATGTACTCCATCcag ccccagcactcccaCCTCGTgatccagcagctgctggggcacCTGGATGCCAACAGCAAGAGCGCGGCCACCGTGCGCGCGGGCATCGTCGAGGTCCTGTCGGAGGCAGCGGTGATTGCAGCCTCGGGATCTGTAG GTCCCACGGTGCTGGAGGTGTTTAACACCCTGCTGAGGCAGCTGCGGCTCAGCATCGACTACGCGCTGACGGGGAGCTACGACTGCACCGCGGGCGTCAGCACCAAGATCATCAAGGAGCACGAGGAGAGGATGTTCCAGGAGGCCGTCATTAAAACCATAG GGTCCTTCGCCAGCACGCTGCCCACGTACCAGCAGTCCGAGGTGATGGTTTTCATCATGAACAAGGTGCCGCTGCCGTCCTCGCAGCAGTCCATCGAGGCTGGCAAAGCTGG GGAGAACCGAAACCGGCTGACGCAGATCATGCTCCTGAAATCCCTGCTGCAG GTCTCCGTGGGCTTCCAGTGCAGTAACATGCTGACGGCGCTTCCCAGCGCCTTCCTGGACAGGCTGCTCTCCTCTGCCCTCATGGAGGATGCCGAGATACGCCTCTTCGTCCTCGAAATCCTCATCAGCTTCATCGATCGCCACGGCAACCGGCAGAAATTCACCACCATCAG CACCATCAGCGACATCTCAGTCCTGAAGCTGAAGGTGGAGAAGTGCTCGCGCCAGGATACTGTCTTCATGAAGAAG CACGGCCAGCAGCTCTACCGGCACATCTACCTGATCTGCAAGGAGGAGAGCAACGTGCAGGCTCACTACGAGGCTCTCTACAGCATGCTGATGCTCATCAGCATCGAGCTGGCTAACGAGGAGGTTGTGGTGGACCTCATCCGCCTGGTGCTGGCGGTGCAG GAGATCGCCCAGATTAACGAAGACAACCTGACGGCGTACAACCGCTGCGCGCTCTTTGCCCTCGGAGCAGCTTACCTGAACCTCATCAGCCAGCTCATCACCGTGCCCACCTTCTGCCAGCACATCCACGAG GTCATCCAGATGCGGCAGAAGGAGGCTCCCTATCTGCTCCCCGAGGATGTGTTTGTGGAGAGACCCAG GTTGAGCAAGAGCCTCGACCGCCTGGGCCCGGAGGTCTTCTTTTGGCAGAGCAAGATCAgcgaggtgctggggggcagcggCTACAACTCGGACCGCCTCAGCACTCCCTACGTCCCCCAGCTGACAG aTGAAGATCGCCTGTCCAAGAGGAAGAGCATCGGTGAGACCATTTCCCTGCAGGTCGAGGTGGAGTCTAGAAACAGTCCTGAGCGAGAGCAG AGAGCACCAGCAGAAGAGATCACGTATGAGACGCTGAAGAAGGCCATAG TAGACAGCGTCGCCgtggaggagcaggagcgggAGCGGAGGCGTCAGGTGGTGGAGAAATTCCAGAAAGCCCCCTTCGAGGAGATCGCCGCTCACTGCGGCGCCCGG GCGACGCTGCTGCAGAGCAAACTCAACCAGATCTTCGAGATCACCATACG GCCACCGCCGAGCCCGTCGGGAACCATCACAGCTGCCTACGGCCAGCCCCAGAACCACTCCATCCCGGTGTACGAGATGAAATTCCCGGACCTGTGCGTGTACTGA